The Streptomyces sp. NBC_01268 genome window below encodes:
- a CDS encoding NACHT domain-containing protein, whose amino-acid sequence MTAGVVFAVLGRRQGSGVLVAPGILLTSAHVLDGARSAVAVAPNRDATRLRVVWSDDRLDAALLQGDTGGTPTPPLSTVITTRPIPGCEILGYPRIQRHDGQKLDLDQFTGTVLPMAGLLRRTLTVELDHPPVTADEDGPSPLAGLSGAPVFAGERLLGIVRAVPRGRGHRRLECVSLTAVLADEAARQWLPTVSVATTGAHPRDDFHEEEYGEALGAAYRRTKIFGLDELGKRTSEWDLDTAYLSLEATSRDQEAVPVPRRIDDLLAARPRVLLRGDAGAGKTTLMWWLAAHAAAGTLGPELAELNGLVPFVVPLRSLRARGNGFPSPAELPGVAGLMIDAAPEGWAGRVLAAGRGLLLVDGLDEVTQADREDAHAWLGGLLARYPGTRCVATVRPHAVAADWLGGEGFEELTLLPLRGDDIQAFVAAWHEAARFDTAPGENLADLEHDLAQQFRHNPNLAELARTPLLCAVICALHRQREGFLPETRWALYDSALTMLLGARDERRRIDAPDGIRMTVEEHTQLLQRFAAWLVRVGQTEFTREQALQRLGRDLPGMPRVQEQGSTDEILTHLLNRSGLLQERTSDVFQFAHRTFQDFLAAKEFVEDDALKEILPRAHDQQWHDVLLLAAGHCKRRDLPVLVEGLLKAGSATRKQDLKTTLYVLAALASQHAAWLDETLRRRVQKAVTSVVPPRNREQLIQLARLGAYVLPLLPKPQETSKDTVEMVTGLISTIGGTVALPYARAFSEAGEAHRFASNWDTFPATAFAREVLTHLQDHSLVSAFGLQQLRLLRELPHLTQVLVIGDVPANEIVEALGNRPLRHLSIGINNVLDTLDFLPSLDCSQLRGLLVSDCPLVTRLDPIGELHDLRLLRLANVRDTDGTLDLTPLHGLPETLQVMVSDTPRKNLIGAAALGERLAVK is encoded by the coding sequence GTGACGGCGGGCGTCGTCTTCGCGGTCCTCGGACGGCGGCAGGGCAGCGGGGTCCTCGTGGCACCCGGCATTCTTCTGACCAGCGCCCATGTCCTCGACGGCGCCCGCAGCGCCGTGGCCGTGGCCCCGAACCGGGACGCGACCCGCTTACGGGTGGTGTGGTCGGACGACCGTCTCGACGCGGCGCTCCTGCAGGGCGACACGGGCGGCACCCCCACCCCTCCGCTCAGCACGGTCATCACCACCCGCCCGATACCCGGCTGCGAGATCCTCGGCTACCCCCGGATCCAGCGGCACGACGGCCAGAAGCTGGACCTCGACCAGTTCACCGGCACCGTGCTGCCCATGGCCGGGCTCCTCCGCCGCACCCTGACCGTCGAACTGGACCACCCGCCCGTCACCGCCGACGAGGACGGCCCCTCCCCGCTCGCGGGCCTCTCCGGCGCCCCCGTCTTCGCCGGCGAGAGACTCCTCGGCATCGTCCGCGCCGTCCCGCGCGGCCGGGGCCACCGGCGCCTGGAGTGCGTCTCCCTCACCGCCGTCCTCGCCGACGAGGCGGCACGCCAGTGGCTCCCCACCGTCTCCGTGGCGACCACCGGCGCCCACCCCCGTGACGACTTCCACGAGGAGGAGTACGGCGAGGCCTTGGGCGCCGCCTACCGCCGCACCAAGATCTTCGGCCTCGACGAGCTCGGCAAGCGGACCTCCGAGTGGGACCTCGACACCGCCTACCTCTCCCTGGAGGCCACCTCCCGCGACCAGGAGGCCGTCCCCGTCCCCCGCCGCATCGACGACCTGCTCGCCGCCCGCCCCCGCGTGCTGCTGCGGGGCGACGCGGGCGCCGGGAAGACCACGCTCATGTGGTGGCTGGCCGCCCACGCCGCCGCCGGCACCCTCGGCCCGGAGCTCGCCGAGCTCAACGGCCTCGTCCCCTTCGTCGTCCCGCTGCGCTCCCTGCGGGCCCGCGGCAACGGCTTCCCCTCCCCCGCCGAGCTGCCCGGAGTCGCCGGACTCATGATCGACGCGGCACCCGAGGGCTGGGCGGGCCGGGTGCTGGCCGCCGGACGCGGGCTGCTCCTCGTCGACGGCCTGGACGAGGTCACCCAGGCCGACCGGGAGGACGCCCACGCCTGGCTCGGCGGCTTACTGGCCCGCTACCCCGGCACCCGCTGCGTGGCGACCGTACGTCCCCACGCCGTAGCCGCCGACTGGCTGGGCGGCGAGGGCTTCGAGGAGCTGACCCTCCTGCCCCTCCGGGGCGACGACATCCAGGCCTTCGTCGCCGCCTGGCACGAGGCCGCCCGCTTCGACACGGCCCCGGGCGAGAACCTGGCCGACCTCGAACACGACCTGGCCCAGCAGTTCCGCCACAACCCGAACCTCGCCGAACTGGCCCGGACCCCGCTCCTCTGCGCGGTGATCTGCGCCCTCCACCGGCAACGGGAGGGCTTCCTCCCCGAGACCCGCTGGGCCCTGTACGACTCCGCCCTCACGATGCTGCTCGGCGCCCGCGACGAGCGGCGCCGCATCGACGCGCCCGACGGCATCCGCATGACGGTCGAGGAGCACACCCAGCTCCTCCAGCGCTTCGCCGCCTGGCTGGTGCGGGTCGGCCAGACCGAGTTCACGCGCGAGCAGGCCCTCCAGCGTCTGGGACGTGACCTGCCCGGGATGCCCCGCGTCCAGGAGCAGGGCAGCACGGACGAGATCCTGACCCACCTCCTCAACCGCAGCGGTCTCCTCCAGGAGCGCACGAGCGACGTCTTCCAGTTCGCCCACCGCACCTTCCAGGACTTCCTGGCCGCGAAGGAGTTCGTCGAGGACGACGCGCTGAAGGAGATCCTGCCCCGCGCGCACGACCAGCAGTGGCACGACGTCCTGCTGCTCGCCGCCGGGCACTGCAAGCGCCGTGACCTGCCGGTCCTGGTGGAGGGCCTGCTGAAGGCCGGCTCCGCGACGCGGAAGCAGGACCTGAAGACGACGCTGTACGTCCTGGCCGCGCTGGCCTCCCAGCACGCGGCCTGGCTGGACGAGACCCTACGGCGACGGGTCCAGAAAGCCGTGACGTCGGTGGTTCCGCCGCGGAACCGGGAGCAGCTGATCCAGCTGGCCCGGCTCGGCGCGTATGTACTGCCGCTGTTGCCAAAGCCTCAGGAGACGTCCAAGGACACGGTGGAGATGGTCACCGGGCTGATCTCCACCATCGGTGGAACGGTCGCCCTCCCGTACGCCCGCGCCTTCTCCGAGGCCGGTGAGGCACACCGGTTCGCGTCGAACTGGGACACGTTCCCGGCGACGGCCTTCGCCCGGGAGGTGCTCACCCACCTCCAGGATCATTCCCTGGTCAGCGCCTTCGGCCTCCAGCAGCTGCGACTCCTGCGGGAACTGCCTCACCTCACGCAGGTCCTGGTCATAGGCGACGTGCCCGCGAACGAGATCGTCGAGGCACTCGGCAACCGCCCGCTGAGGCACCTCAGCATCGGCATCAACAACGTGCTGGACACGCTCGATTTCCTGCCGTCGCTCGACTGCTCCCAGCTCCGCGGTCTGCTCGTCAGCGACTGCCCCCTCGTCACGCGCCTGGACCCGATCGGGGAGCTGCACGATCTCAGGCTGCTCAGGCTCGCCAACGTGCGAGACACCGATGGAACGCTCGATCTGACCCCGCTCCACGGGTTGCCGGAAACCCTCCAGGTCATGGTCTCCGACACCCCCCGCAAGAACCTCATCGGCGCCGCCGCCCTGGGCGAACGCCTGGCCGTCAAATGA
- a CDS encoding amino-acid N-acetyltransferase — MSSANAVTVRRARTSDVAAVRRLVDPFVRRGILLDKATVTLYESIQEFWVAERDDDATVVGCGALHVMWEDLAEVRTLAVDPDFKGAGVGHQVLDKLLHTARWLGVRRVFCLTFEVDFFAKHGFVEIGETPVDGDVYSELLRSYDEGVAEFLGLERVKPNTLGNSRMLLHL, encoded by the coding sequence ATGTCTTCCGCCAATGCCGTCACCGTACGCCGGGCCCGCACCTCCGATGTCGCCGCCGTGCGCCGTCTCGTCGACCCCTTCGTACGCCGCGGCATCCTGCTCGACAAAGCGACGGTGACGCTTTACGAGTCCATCCAGGAGTTCTGGGTCGCCGAACGCGACGACGACGCCACGGTCGTCGGCTGCGGAGCGCTGCACGTGATGTGGGAAGACCTCGCCGAAGTCCGCACTCTCGCCGTCGATCCCGACTTCAAGGGCGCCGGAGTGGGACATCAGGTGCTGGACAAGTTGCTCCACACCGCCCGATGGCTCGGTGTCCGCAGGGTTTTCTGCCTCACCTTCGAAGTCGACTTCTTCGCGAAGCACGGCTTCGTCGAGATCGGCGAGACTCCGGTCGACGGAGATGTCTACAGCGAGCTCCTGCGTTCCTATGACGAGGGCGTCGCCGAGTTCCTCGGTCTCGAACGAGTGAAGCCGAACACCTTGGGCAACAGCCGGATGCTTCTGCACCTGTGA
- a CDS encoding histone-like nucleoid-structuring protein Lsr2, producing the protein MAQKVQVLLVDDLDGGEADETVTFALDGKSYEIDLTTANADKLRDLLEPYTKSGRRTGGRSAGGRGKGRVVASGGSPDTAKIRAWAKENGYNVNDRGRVPAEIKAAYEDANR; encoded by the coding sequence GTGGCACAGAAGGTTCAGGTCCTTCTTGTCGATGACCTCGACGGCGGCGAGGCGGACGAGACCGTGACGTTCGCTCTGGACGGCAAGTCCTACGAGATCGACCTCACCACCGCCAACGCGGACAAGCTCCGCGACCTGCTCGAGCCGTACACCAAGAGCGGTCGTCGTACCGGTGGCCGCAGCGCCGGCGGCCGGGGCAAGGGCCGTGTGGTCGCCTCCGGCGGCAGCCCGGACACCGCGAAGATCCGCGCGTGGGCCAAGGAGAACGGTTACAACGTGAACGACCGCGGTCGCGTGCCGGCCGAGATCAAGGCGGCCTACGAGGACGCGAACCGCTGA
- a CDS encoding ATP-dependent Clp protease ATP-binding subunit — MFERFTDRARRVVVLAQEEARMLNHNYIGTEHILLGLIHEGEGVAAKALESLGISLEAVRQQVEEIIGQGQQAPSGHIPFTPRAKKVLELSLREALQLGHNYIGTEHILLGLIREGEGVAAQVLVKLGADLNRVRQQVIQLLSGYQGKEAATAGGPAEGTPSTSLVLDQFGRNLTQAARESKLDPVIGREKEIERVMQVLSRRTKNNPVLIGEPGVGKTAVVEGLAQAIVKGEVPETLKDKHLYTLDLGALVAGSRYRGDFEERLKKVLKEIRTRGDIILFIDELHTLVGAGAAEGAIDAASILKPMLARGELQTIGATTLDEYRKYLEKDAALERRFQPIQVAEPSLPHTIEILKGLRDRYEAHHRVSITDEALVQAATLADRYISDRFLPDKAIDLIDEAGSRMRIRRMTAPPDLREFDEKIASVRRDKESAIDSQDFEKAASLRDKEKQLLAAKTKREKEWKAGDMDVVAEVDGELIAEVLATATGIPVFKLTEEESSRLLRMEDELHKRVIGQKDAVKGLSRAIRRTRAGLKDPKRPGGSFIFAGPSGVGKTELSKALAEFLFGDEDAMISLDMSEFSEKHTVSRLFGSPPGYVGYEEGGQLTEKVRRKPFSVVLFDEVEKAHPDIFNSLLQILEDGRLTDSQGRVVDFKNTVIIMTTNLGTRDISKGFNLGFAAQGDTKSNYERMKAKVSDELKQHFRPEFLNRVDDIIVFPQLTQDDILQIVDLMIGRVDERLKDRDMGIELSQSAKELLAKKGYDPVLGARPLRRTIQREIEDTLSEKILFGDLRPGHIVVVDTEGEGEERSFTFRGEEKSALPDVPPIEAAGGTGPNLSKEA; from the coding sequence ATGTTCGAGAGGTTCACCGACCGCGCGCGGCGGGTTGTCGTCCTGGCTCAGGAAGAAGCCCGGATGCTCAACCACAACTACATCGGCACCGAGCACATCCTCCTGGGCCTTATCCATGAGGGTGAGGGTGTCGCCGCTAAGGCCCTGGAGAGCCTCGGGATTTCGCTCGAGGCGGTCCGCCAGCAGGTGGAGGAGATCATCGGCCAGGGCCAGCAGGCCCCGTCCGGCCACATCCCCTTCACCCCTCGTGCCAAGAAGGTCCTGGAGCTGTCGCTCCGGGAGGCCCTCCAGCTCGGCCACAACTACATCGGCACCGAGCACATCCTGCTCGGCCTGATCCGTGAGGGCGAGGGCGTCGCCGCCCAGGTCCTCGTGAAGCTGGGCGCCGATCTCAACCGGGTGCGGCAGCAGGTCATCCAGCTGCTCTCCGGCTACCAGGGCAAGGAAGCCGCCACCGCCGGCGGTCCTGCCGAGGGCACCCCCTCGACGTCCCTGGTCCTCGACCAGTTCGGCCGCAACCTCACCCAGGCGGCCCGCGAGTCCAAGCTCGACCCGGTCATCGGGCGCGAGAAGGAGATCGAGCGGGTCATGCAGGTGCTGTCCCGCCGCACCAAGAACAACCCGGTCCTCATCGGCGAGCCCGGCGTCGGCAAGACCGCCGTCGTCGAGGGCCTGGCGCAGGCCATCGTCAAGGGCGAGGTGCCCGAGACCCTCAAGGACAAGCACCTCTACACCCTGGACCTCGGCGCGCTGGTCGCCGGCTCCCGCTACCGCGGTGACTTCGAGGAGCGCCTGAAGAAGGTCCTCAAGGAGATCCGCACCCGCGGCGACATCATCCTGTTCATCGACGAGCTCCACACCCTGGTGGGTGCGGGCGCCGCCGAGGGCGCGATCGACGCCGCCAGCATCCTCAAGCCGATGCTGGCCCGCGGCGAGCTCCAGACCATCGGTGCCACCACGCTCGACGAGTACCGCAAGTACCTGGAGAAGGACGCCGCTCTCGAGCGCCGCTTCCAGCCCATCCAGGTCGCCGAGCCGTCGCTGCCGCACACGATCGAGATCCTCAAGGGTCTGCGCGACCGGTACGAGGCCCACCACCGCGTCTCCATCACCGACGAGGCGCTGGTCCAGGCCGCCACGCTGGCCGACCGGTACATCTCGGACCGCTTCCTGCCGGACAAGGCGATCGACCTGATCGACGAGGCCGGCTCCCGGATGCGCATCCGCCGGATGACCGCGCCGCCGGACCTCCGCGAGTTCGACGAGAAGATCGCCTCCGTCCGCCGGGACAAGGAGTCCGCGATCGACTCGCAGGACTTCGAGAAGGCCGCCTCCCTGCGCGACAAGGAGAAGCAGCTCCTCGCCGCGAAGACCAAGCGGGAGAAGGAGTGGAAGGCCGGCGACATGGACGTCGTCGCCGAGGTCGACGGCGAGCTGATCGCCGAGGTCCTCGCGACCGCCACCGGCATCCCGGTCTTCAAGCTGACCGAGGAGGAGTCCTCGCGCCTGCTCCGCATGGAGGACGAGCTCCACAAGCGCGTCATCGGGCAGAAGGACGCCGTCAAGGGCCTCTCGCGGGCCATCCGCCGCACGCGTGCGGGTCTGAAGGACCCGAAGCGCCCCGGTGGCTCGTTCATCTTCGCCGGCCCGTCCGGTGTCGGTAAGACCGAGCTGTCCAAGGCGCTCGCCGAATTCCTCTTCGGCGACGAGGACGCGATGATCTCCCTCGACATGTCGGAGTTCAGCGAGAAGCACACGGTTTCCCGGCTCTTCGGTTCTCCGCCCGGATACGTCGGCTACGAAGAGGGCGGCCAGCTCACCGAGAAGGTGCGCCGCAAGCCGTTCTCCGTGGTCCTGTTCGACGAGGTCGAGAAGGCCCACCCCGATATCTTCAATTCCCTTCTCCAGATCCTGGAGGACGGTCGCCTGACCGACTCCCAGGGCCGGGTCGTGGACTTCAAGAACACGGTCATCATCATGACGACCAACCTCGGGACCAGGGACATCTCGAAGGGCTTCAACCTGGGCTTCGCCGCCCAGGGCGACACGAAGTCCAACTACGAGCGGATGAAGGCGAAGGTCAGCGACGAGCTGAAGCAGCACTTCCGCCCGGAGTTCCTCAACCGCGTGGACGACATCATCGTCTTCCCGCAGCTGACCCAGGACGACATCCTCCAGATCGTCGACCTGATGATCGGCCGCGTGGACGAGCGCCTCAAGGACCGGGACATGGGCATCGAGCTCTCCCAGTCCGCGAAGGAGCTGCTCGCCAAGAAGGGCTACGACCCGGTGCTCGGCGCCCGTCCGCTCCGCCGGACGATCCAGCGCGAGATCGAGGACACGCTGTCGGAGAAGATCCTCTTCGGCGACCTGCGCCCCGGTCACATCGTGGTCGTGGACACGGAGGGCGAGGGCGAGGAGCGCTCCTTCACCTTCCGCGGCGAGGAGAAGTCGGCCCTGCCGGACGTGCCTCCGATCGAGGCGGCGGGCGGGACGGGCCCGAACCTGTCCAAGGAAGCGTGA
- a CDS encoding BlaI/MecI/CopY family transcriptional regulator: MPRQLGELEDAVMTRVWQWNRPVTVREVLEDLQQERSIAYTTVMTVLDNLHQKGWVRREVEGRAYRYTAVSTRAAYSAALMNEAWAQSDNPAAALVAFFGMMSSEQREALNDAVRMVQRDSPEPNTANTATEQGGAEPGDQGR; encoded by the coding sequence GTGCCCCGCCAATTGGGAGAGCTGGAAGACGCCGTCATGACCCGCGTCTGGCAATGGAACCGCCCGGTGACCGTCCGGGAAGTCCTGGAGGATCTCCAGCAGGAACGGTCCATCGCCTACACGACCGTCATGACCGTATTGGACAATCTCCATCAGAAGGGCTGGGTCCGCAGGGAAGTCGAAGGCCGCGCCTATCGATATACGGCGGTCTCGACCCGCGCCGCCTACTCGGCCGCACTGATGAACGAAGCCTGGGCGCAGAGCGACAACCCCGCCGCCGCACTGGTCGCCTTCTTCGGCATGATGTCGTCCGAACAGCGCGAGGCCCTGAACGACGCCGTGCGTATGGTCCAGCGGGACAGTCCCGAGCCGAACACGGCGAACACGGCCACCGAGCAGGGCGGCGCGGAACCGGGGGACCAGGGGCGATAA
- a CDS encoding SCO3374 family protein, translating to MALTVPFPRSPIDGGSARWYAHELGWAAVAGPPVQLVTGLRFDVLDMPAAAGRGVLRRVGAGTGPVALMGRRMRLLVAAGSAEELPGLLEWLEWGGISLDLAALGADGRMAAPVPPGWSRSGAPGAPVWLRAPEPGREVESSLPALRPSAVRDGAGAPCLARLVAAAAAECHRVRLLGAVRNHPRGAGPATRQPAPQRFASS from the coding sequence ATGGCCCTCACCGTCCCCTTCCCCCGCTCGCCGATCGACGGCGGTTCGGCGCGGTGGTACGCGCACGAGCTCGGCTGGGCGGCGGTGGCCGGACCTCCGGTGCAGCTGGTGACGGGGCTGCGTTTCGACGTCCTCGACATGCCCGCCGCGGCCGGTCGCGGAGTGCTGCGCCGCGTGGGCGCGGGCACCGGACCGGTGGCCCTCATGGGGCGGAGGATGCGGCTGCTCGTGGCAGCGGGGAGCGCGGAGGAGCTGCCCGGACTGCTGGAGTGGCTGGAGTGGGGCGGGATCTCACTGGATCTCGCGGCCCTGGGCGCCGACGGCCGGATGGCCGCGCCCGTTCCCCCTGGGTGGAGCCGTTCCGGCGCGCCGGGTGCCCCGGTGTGGCTGAGGGCCCCGGAGCCCGGTCGCGAGGTGGAGTCCTCGCTGCCGGCCCTGCGGCCCTCGGCGGTGCGGGACGGAGCGGGCGCCCCCTGTCTGGCCCGGCTGGTGGCCGCGGCCGCCGCGGAGTGCCACCGGGTGCGGCTGCTGGGTGCCGTCCGGAACCACCCGCGGGGGGCGGGCCCGGCGACCCGGCAGCCGGCGCCTCAGCGGTTCGCGTCCTCGTAG
- the nadC gene encoding carboxylating nicotinate-nucleotide diphosphorylase, with translation MSTPEEARPQPVDVPLIQINAPAESGGCGDGCGCGGAEEFECGLDPALAQLLADAGLDPVQVEDIAHLAIAEDLDGGVDVTTVATVPEEAVATADFTAREAGVVAGLRVAEAVLSIVCTDEFEVERHVEDGEWVEAGDKLLSVTAHTRDLLTGERSALNILCRLSGIATATRAWADALEGTRAKVRDTRKTTPGLRALEKYAVRCGGGVNHRMSLSDAALVKDNHVVAAGGVAQAFKAVRELFPEVPIEVEVDTMHQVREVLDAGADLILLDNFTPGETEEAVALVAGRAVLESSGRLTLENAAAYAATGVDYLAVGGLTHSSPILDIGLDLREAAV, from the coding sequence GTGAGCACGCCCGAAGAAGCACGTCCGCAGCCCGTGGACGTCCCCCTCATCCAGATCAACGCGCCCGCCGAGAGCGGTGGCTGCGGCGACGGCTGCGGCTGCGGCGGTGCGGAGGAGTTCGAGTGCGGGCTCGACCCGGCGCTCGCCCAGCTGCTCGCCGACGCGGGGCTCGACCCGGTCCAGGTCGAGGACATCGCGCACCTGGCCATCGCCGAGGACCTCGACGGCGGCGTGGACGTGACGACCGTGGCGACCGTCCCCGAGGAGGCCGTCGCGACCGCCGACTTCACCGCCCGCGAGGCCGGCGTCGTGGCCGGTCTGCGGGTGGCCGAGGCGGTGCTGTCCATCGTGTGCACCGACGAGTTCGAGGTCGAGCGGCACGTCGAGGACGGCGAGTGGGTCGAGGCCGGCGACAAGCTGCTGAGCGTCACCGCCCACACTCGTGACCTGCTCACCGGCGAGCGCAGCGCGCTGAACATCCTGTGCCGCCTGTCCGGCATCGCCACCGCCACCCGCGCCTGGGCGGACGCCCTGGAGGGCACCCGGGCCAAGGTCCGCGACACCCGCAAGACGACCCCGGGCCTGCGCGCCCTGGAGAAGTACGCGGTGCGCTGCGGCGGCGGCGTCAACCACCGCATGTCGCTGTCGGACGCGGCCCTGGTGAAGGACAACCACGTGGTGGCCGCCGGTGGCGTCGCACAGGCCTTCAAGGCCGTGCGCGAGCTGTTCCCGGAGGTCCCGATCGAGGTCGAGGTCGACACGATGCACCAGGTCCGCGAGGTCCTGGACGCGGGCGCCGACCTGATCCTGCTGGACAACTTCACCCCGGGCGAGACCGAGGAGGCCGTCGCGCTGGTCGCCGGGCGGGCGGTCCTGGAGTCCTCGGGCCGGCTGACCCTGGAGAACGCGGCGGCGTACGCGGCCACCGGTGTGGACTACCTGGCGGTGGGCGGCCTCACCCACTCGTCCCCGATCCTCGACATCGGGCTCGACCTGCGTGAGGCGGCCGTCTGA
- a CDS encoding type III pantothenate kinase — protein MLLTIDVGNTQTVLGLFDGDEIVEHWRISTDPRRTADEWAVLLQGLMGMHPLLGVELSDGIGGIAICATVPSVLHELREVTRRYYGDVPAVLVEPGVKTGVPVLTDNPKEVGADRVINAVAAVELYGGPAIVVDFGTATTYDAVTARGEYAGGAIAPGIEISVEALGVKGAMLRKIELARPRSVIGKNTVEAMQSGIVFGYAGQVDGVVGRMRRELAGPNGDPSQVNVIATGGLAPMVLADSKEIAAHEPWLTLIGLRLVYERNVSRL, from the coding sequence ATGCTGCTCACGATCGACGTCGGCAACACCCAGACGGTCCTCGGCCTCTTCGACGGCGACGAGATCGTGGAGCACTGGCGCATCTCCACGGACCCGCGCCGCACCGCCGACGAGTGGGCGGTCCTGCTGCAGGGCCTGATGGGCATGCATCCGCTGCTCGGCGTCGAGCTGAGCGACGGCATCGGGGGGATCGCGATCTGCGCGACGGTCCCCTCGGTGCTGCACGAGCTGCGCGAGGTGACGCGCCGCTACTACGGGGACGTCCCCGCGGTCCTGGTGGAGCCGGGCGTCAAGACGGGCGTCCCGGTCCTCACGGACAACCCCAAGGAGGTCGGCGCCGACCGGGTCATCAACGCGGTCGCGGCCGTCGAGCTGTACGGCGGCCCGGCGATCGTCGTCGACTTCGGCACGGCGACGACGTACGACGCGGTCACCGCGCGCGGCGAGTACGCGGGCGGCGCCATCGCCCCGGGCATAGAGATCTCGGTGGAGGCGCTGGGCGTCAAGGGCGCCATGCTCCGCAAGATCGAGCTGGCCCGGCCGCGCAGCGTGATCGGCAAGAACACCGTCGAGGCCATGCAGTCGGGCATCGTCTTCGGGTACGCGGGCCAGGTCGACGGCGTCGTCGGGCGGATGCGGCGCGAGCTGGCCGGCCCGAACGGAGACCCCTCGCAGGTCAACGTGATCGCCACCGGGGGTCTGGCGCCGATGGTGCTCGCCGACTCCAAGGAGATCGCCGCCCACGAGCCGTGGCTGACCCTGATCGGTCTGCGGCTGGTGTACGAGCGCAACGTCTCGCGGCTCTGA
- a CDS encoding L-aspartate oxidase, with protein sequence MTGIRLQAPAPGWSIDADVVVVGSGVAGLTAALRCTAAGLRTVVVTKALLDDGSTRWAQGGIAAALGDGDTPEQHLDDTLVAGAGLCDEQAVRALVTEGPGAVRRLIATGADFDRTDGGEIALTREGGHHRRRIAHAGGDATGAEISRALVEAIRDRGVRTIEHALVLDLLKDAEGRTAGVTLHVMGEGQHDGVGAVRAPSVVLATGGMGQVFSATTNPAVSTGDGVALALRAGAEISDLEFVQFHPTVLFLGVGSEGQQPLVSEAVRGEGAHLVDADGARFMLGQHELAELAPRDIVAKAIMRRMQEQGAAHMYLDARHFGAEMWEQRFPTILAACRAHGIDPVTEPIPVAPAAHYASGGVRTDLHGRTTVPGLYACGEVACTGVHGANRLASNSLLEGLVFAERIADEIIAHGPHREGPPVVDAPAGSPTVLTLLGPEVRRDIQRTMSEGAGVLRSAASLSDAADALEALRLDAEGDRKAAEPGVESWETTNLLCVARVLVAAAQEREETRGCHWREDRPDRDDAHWRRHLVVRLTSDRRLVVRRTATADFPPVTPDAPREPQS encoded by the coding sequence GTGACCGGAATACGGCTGCAGGCGCCCGCCCCCGGCTGGTCCATCGACGCCGACGTCGTCGTGGTCGGCTCCGGTGTCGCGGGCCTGACCGCGGCCCTGCGCTGCACGGCCGCCGGGCTGCGCACGGTCGTCGTCACCAAGGCCCTGCTCGACGACGGCTCGACCCGTTGGGCCCAGGGCGGCATCGCCGCCGCGCTCGGCGACGGCGACACCCCCGAGCAGCACCTGGACGACACCCTCGTGGCGGGCGCCGGGCTCTGCGACGAGCAGGCCGTGCGGGCCCTGGTCACCGAGGGCCCCGGCGCGGTGCGCCGGCTGATCGCGACCGGCGCCGACTTCGACCGCACGGACGGCGGCGAGATCGCGCTGACCCGCGAGGGCGGCCACCACCGCCGCCGGATCGCGCACGCCGGCGGCGACGCGACCGGCGCCGAGATCTCCCGCGCCCTGGTCGAGGCGATACGCGACCGGGGTGTGCGGACCATCGAGCACGCGCTCGTCCTGGACCTCCTGAAGGACGCCGAGGGCCGGACGGCGGGCGTGACCCTGCACGTGATGGGCGAGGGGCAGCACGACGGCGTGGGCGCCGTCCGCGCCCCCTCCGTGGTGCTCGCCACCGGCGGCATGGGCCAGGTCTTCTCGGCCACCACCAACCCGGCGGTCTCCACCGGCGACGGCGTCGCGCTGGCGCTGCGCGCGGGCGCGGAGATCTCCGACCTGGAGTTCGTGCAGTTCCACCCGACGGTGCTGTTCCTCGGCGTCGGCTCGGAGGGCCAGCAGCCGCTGGTCTCCGAGGCGGTGCGCGGTGAGGGCGCCCATCTCGTCGACGCCGACGGGGCGCGCTTCATGCTGGGGCAGCACGAACTGGCCGAGCTCGCGCCCCGGGACATCGTCGCCAAGGCGATCATGCGCCGGATGCAGGAGCAGGGCGCCGCGCACATGTACCTCGACGCCCGCCACTTCGGCGCCGAGATGTGGGAGCAGCGCTTCCCGACGATCCTGGCCGCCTGCCGGGCGCACGGGATCGACCCGGTCACCGAGCCGATCCCGGTCGCACCGGCCGCCCACTACGCCTCCGGCGGCGTCCGCACCGACCTGCACGGCCGGACGACGGTGCCGGGCCTGTACGCCTGCGGCGAGGTCGCCTGCACGGGCGTGCACGGCGCCAACCGGCTCGCCTCGAACTCGCTCCTGGAGGGCCTGGTCTTCGCCGAGCGGATCGCCGACGAGATCATCGCGCACGGCCCGCACCGCGAGGGTCCGCCGGTCGTCGACGCGCCGGCCGGGAGCCCCACGGTGCTGACCCTGCTCGGCCCCGAGGTCCGTCGGGACATCCAGCGGACCATGAGCGAGGGCGCGGGCGTGCTGCGGTCCGCCGCGAGCCTCTCCGACGCCGCCGACGCCCTCGAAGCGCTGCGGCTGGACGCCGAGGGCGACCGCAAGGCGGCCGAGCCCGGCGTCGAGTCCTGGGAGACCACCAACCTGCTGTGCGTCGCCCGGGTCCTGGTGGCCGCCGCGCAGGAGCGCGAGGAGACCCGCGGCTGCCACTGGCGCGAGGACCGGCCCGACCGGGACGACGCGCACTGGCGCCGGCACCTGGTGGTACGCCTGACGTCCGACCGCCGACTGGTGGTCCGCCGCACCGCCACAGCAGACTTTCCGCCCGTAACCCCCGACGCACCCAGGGAGCCGCAGTCGTGA